One Actinosynnema pretiosum DNA segment encodes these proteins:
- a CDS encoding heme o synthase, which translates to MSAVAQAPARTPRQVVGAYVALTKPRVIELLLITTIPAMLLAERGLPPLWLIACTLAGGTLAAGSANALNCYIDADIDSVMKRTGARPLAKNSIPPRNALIFGVVLGVVSFAFLWITTNLMSAVFAVATILFYIFVYTLVLKRRTSQNIIWGGLAGCMPVVIGWSAVTGTVELPALAMFGVIFFWTPPHTWALAMKFKEDYARAGVPMLPVVATAQQVTRQIVIYSWATVLCSLLLAPVTSWIYVGVALASGVWFGVFAHRLHGVVRKGGSTNTMKFFHMSNLYLTLVFCGLAVDAVVGLPVLGWPF; encoded by the coding sequence ATGAGTGCCGTTGCGCAGGCCCCTGCGCGGACTCCGCGGCAGGTCGTCGGCGCGTACGTCGCGCTGACGAAGCCGAGGGTGATCGAGCTGCTGCTGATCACCACCATCCCGGCGATGCTGCTGGCCGAGCGCGGGCTGCCGCCGCTGTGGCTCATCGCGTGCACGCTCGCGGGCGGGACGCTCGCCGCGGGCAGCGCCAACGCCCTGAACTGCTACATCGACGCCGACATCGACTCGGTGATGAAGCGCACGGGCGCCAGGCCGCTGGCCAAGAACTCGATCCCGCCGCGCAACGCGCTGATCTTCGGCGTCGTGCTCGGCGTGGTGTCGTTCGCGTTCCTGTGGATCACCACGAACCTGATGTCCGCGGTGTTCGCCGTCGCGACGATCCTGTTCTACATCTTCGTGTACACGCTGGTGCTCAAGCGCCGGACCTCCCAGAACATCATCTGGGGCGGCCTCGCGGGCTGCATGCCGGTGGTCATCGGCTGGTCGGCGGTGACCGGCACGGTGGAGCTGCCCGCGCTGGCGATGTTCGGCGTGATCTTCTTCTGGACGCCGCCGCACACCTGGGCGCTCGCGATGAAGTTCAAGGAGGACTACGCGCGGGCGGGCGTGCCGATGCTCCCCGTCGTGGCCACCGCGCAGCAGGTGACCAGGCAGATCGTCATCTACTCCTGGGCGACGGTGCTGTGCAGCCTGCTGCTGGCCCCGGTGACGAGCTGGATCTACGTGGGCGTGGCGCTGGCGTCGGGCGTGTGGTTCGGGGTGTTCGCGCACCGGCTGCACGGGGTGGTCCGCAAGGGCGGGTCGACCAACACGATGAAGTTCTTCCACATGTCGAACCTGTACCTGACCCTGGTGTTCTGCGGCCTGGCCGTGGACGCGGTGGTCGGCCTTCCGGTGCTCGGGTGGCCGTTCTGA
- the tkt gene encoding transketolase produces the protein MSVSDDITRLTEATVPADWTALDKRAVDTARVLAADAVQKVGNGHPGTAMSLAPVAYSLFQRVMRHDPADADWIGRDRFVLSAGHSSLTLYIQLYLAGYGLELDDLKALRTWGSKTPGHPEHRHTPGVEITTGPLGQGLASAVGMAMAARRERGLFDPDAPAGESPFDHQVYVIASDGDIEEGVTSEASSIAGHQQLGNLTLIYDDNKISIEDDTAIALSEDTAKRYEAYGWHVQVVESGENISGILAALEAARAETARPSLVVLRTIIGFPAPNKMNTGKIHGSALGDAEVVEVKKALGFDPEQTFEVSDEVINHTRSVIKRGEAAKAEWQKSFDAWAEANPERKALLDRLIGRDLPEGWADALPVWEPDAKGVATRKASGDVLSALAPVLPELWGGSADLAESNNTTMKGADSFGPVSSSTSTWSANPYGRTLHFGIREHAMGSILNGIALHGPTRPYGGTFLVFSDYMRPAVRLAALMKSAVTYVWTHDSIGLGEDGPTHQPIEHLAALRAIPGLAVVRPGDANETSASWKAIIENPTGPAGLALTRQNLPVLEGTREKAFEGVAKGGYVLEDAANGAPEVVLIATGSELQMAVEARKVLEADGVAARVVSMPCVEWFDAQDEAYRESVIPSSVKARVVVEAGIAQPWHRFTGDAGEIVSIEHFGASADYQTLFREFGFTTENVVAAARRSLDATR, from the coding sequence ATCTCCGTGTCCGATGACATCACCCGGCTGACCGAGGCCACCGTCCCCGCCGACTGGACCGCGCTGGACAAGCGCGCCGTCGACACCGCGCGGGTCCTCGCCGCCGACGCCGTCCAGAAGGTCGGCAACGGCCACCCCGGCACCGCGATGAGCCTCGCCCCCGTGGCCTACTCGCTGTTCCAGCGGGTGATGCGCCACGACCCGGCCGACGCCGACTGGATCGGCCGCGACCGCTTCGTGCTGTCGGCGGGTCACTCCAGCCTGACGCTGTACATCCAGCTGTACCTGGCGGGCTACGGCCTGGAGCTGGACGACCTGAAGGCGCTGCGCACCTGGGGCTCCAAGACCCCCGGCCACCCGGAGCACCGCCACACCCCCGGTGTGGAGATCACCACCGGCCCGCTGGGCCAGGGCCTCGCCTCGGCCGTGGGCATGGCGATGGCCGCCCGCCGCGAGCGCGGCCTGTTCGACCCGGACGCCCCGGCGGGCGAGAGCCCGTTCGACCACCAGGTCTACGTGATCGCCTCCGACGGCGACATCGAGGAGGGCGTCACCTCCGAGGCCTCGTCGATCGCGGGCCACCAGCAGCTGGGCAACCTCACGCTGATCTACGACGACAACAAGATCTCGATCGAGGACGACACCGCGATCGCGCTGTCCGAGGACACCGCCAAGCGCTACGAGGCGTACGGCTGGCACGTGCAGGTCGTGGAGTCCGGCGAGAACATCTCCGGCATCCTGGCCGCGCTGGAGGCCGCCCGCGCCGAGACGGCCCGCCCGTCGCTGGTCGTGCTGCGCACGATCATCGGCTTCCCGGCGCCGAACAAGATGAACACCGGCAAGATCCACGGCTCCGCGCTGGGCGACGCCGAGGTGGTCGAGGTCAAGAAGGCGCTGGGCTTCGACCCGGAGCAGACCTTCGAGGTCTCCGACGAGGTGATCAACCACACCCGCTCGGTCATCAAGCGCGGTGAGGCGGCCAAGGCCGAGTGGCAGAAGTCCTTCGACGCGTGGGCGGAGGCGAACCCGGAGCGCAAGGCGCTGCTGGACCGCCTGATCGGCCGCGACCTGCCCGAGGGCTGGGCCGACGCGCTGCCCGTGTGGGAGCCGGACGCCAAGGGCGTCGCGACCCGCAAGGCCTCCGGCGACGTGCTGTCCGCGCTGGCCCCGGTCCTGCCGGAGCTGTGGGGCGGCTCGGCCGACCTGGCCGAGTCGAACAACACCACGATGAAGGGCGCGGACTCGTTCGGCCCGGTCAGCTCCTCCACGAGCACGTGGAGCGCGAACCCGTACGGCCGCACGCTGCACTTCGGCATCCGCGAGCACGCGATGGGCTCGATCCTCAACGGCATCGCGCTGCACGGCCCGACCCGCCCGTACGGCGGCACGTTCCTGGTGTTCAGCGACTACATGCGCCCGGCCGTGCGGCTGGCCGCGCTGATGAAGTCCGCGGTCACCTACGTGTGGACGCACGACTCCATCGGCCTCGGCGAGGACGGCCCGACGCACCAGCCGATCGAGCACCTGGCCGCGCTGCGCGCGATCCCCGGTCTCGCGGTGGTCCGCCCCGGCGACGCCAACGAGACCTCGGCGTCGTGGAAGGCGATCATCGAGAACCCGACCGGCCCGGCAGGCCTCGCGCTGACCAGGCAGAACCTCCCGGTGCTCGAGGGCACCAGGGAGAAGGCGTTCGAGGGCGTCGCCAAGGGCGGCTACGTGCTGGAGGACGCCGCGAACGGCGCCCCCGAGGTCGTGCTGATCGCCACCGGCTCCGAGCTGCAGATGGCGGTGGAGGCGCGGAAGGTCCTGGAGGCCGACGGCGTTGCAGCGCGTGTGGTGTCCATGCCGTGCGTCGAGTGGTTCGACGCCCAGGACGAGGCGTACCGCGAGTCGGTCATCCCGTCCTCGGTGAAGGCGCGCGTCGTGGTCGAGGCCGGGATCGCCCAGCCGTGGCACCGGTTCACCGGTGACGCGGGCGAGATCGTCTCGATCGAGCACTTCGGCGCCTCCGCCGACTACCAGACGCTGTTCCGCGAGTTCGGCTTCACGACCGAGAACGTCGTGGCCGCCGCCCGCCGGTCGCTGGACGCCACCCGCTGA